From the Billgrantia sulfidoxydans genome, one window contains:
- a CDS encoding DUF86 domain-containing protein codes for MHDLTYDATLRNLELIGEAATRIPLTVRQQYPDIPWRMIIATRNRLIHAYLGIDDDTVWSIIQDNIPELLEQLREVKNPKEAE; via the coding sequence GTGCATGACCTCACCTACGACGCCACACTGCGAAATCTCGAGCTGATCGGCGAAGCGGCAACACGTATTCCACTTACGGTTCGTCAGCAGTATCCGGACATTCCCTGGCGGATGATCATCGCTACCAGGAATCGCTTGATCCATGCCTATCTTGGGATTGACGACGATACCGTATGGAGCATCATCCAGGACAATATTCCCGAATTATTGGAACAGCTACGTGAAGTCAAAAACCCGAAAGAAGCCGAATAA
- a CDS encoding nucleotidyltransferase family protein: MNRTETLQLLREHLPTLSSEYGVTSLSLFGSMSRNEARDDSDIDILVSFEGPATSAHYFGVQFYLEDLLGHPVDLVTDKALRPELRPHVEREAVRV, encoded by the coding sequence ATGAACAGAACCGAGACGTTACAGCTGTTGCGAGAACACCTGCCGACGCTATCCAGCGAGTATGGCGTCACCTCGTTGTCGCTTTTTGGTTCCATGTCGCGTAATGAGGCTCGCGACGACAGCGATATCGATATCCTGGTGAGCTTTGAGGGCCCGGCTACCTCGGCGCATTATTTCGGTGTGCAGTTCTACCTGGAGGATCTGTTGGGCCATCCGGTAGATCTAGTGACCGATAAGGCGCTACGTCCCGAGCTTAGACCCCATGTGGAGCGTGAGGCAGTGCGTGTCTGA
- a CDS encoding helix-turn-helix domain-containing protein, with amino-acid sequence MTMGRNIFDELVEGFDALANERQGKRTLRSHSVELAEVPDVTASELTELRERLHMSRPVFAMYLRTNPRTLENWEQGRAKPNAQAMTLIRLVQKYPETLEHLADLA; translated from the coding sequence ATGACCATGGGCCGTAACATTTTTGACGAACTCGTCGAGGGCTTCGATGCATTGGCAAATGAGCGCCAAGGCAAGCGCACGCTGCGCTCCCACTCCGTAGAGCTGGCGGAGGTTCCCGACGTCACAGCCAGCGAGCTCACCGAGCTGCGGGAGCGGCTGCATATGTCCCGCCCGGTATTCGCCATGTACCTCCGCACCAACCCAAGGACGCTGGAGAATTGGGAGCAAGGCCGCGCCAAGCCCAATGCCCAGGCCATGACACTCATCCGGCTCGTCCAGAAGTATCCTGAAACCCTTGAGCATCTCGCTGATCTTGCCTAG
- a CDS encoding DUF6544 family protein, whose translation MAYLAIAVGLLLVAALAMQAWRLADNRAMENSWAWLQSQAPASVEAFDPAMVEGLPDAARRYFLYTIEPGTPLHVVSQIRMSGEIGLGSKETPGYRPMRARQILAPPHGFIWHLERAGAGLMQMSGSDGMANGRSWTRFWLDGALPVARAGGDDNHLRASFGRAVAEAAFWAPAALLPQHGVRWEETGEPNLARAIITHGSLEQAIEIAVAENGQPRWVQFQRWSNANPEKAWRLQPFGGYLDDFQNFEGYTLPTQVEAGNHFGTEAYFPFFRVRVGEVRFSVS comes from the coding sequence ATGGCGTACCTGGCAATAGCGGTGGGTCTACTGCTGGTAGCGGCACTGGCGATGCAGGCGTGGCGCCTGGCCGATAACCGCGCGATGGAAAATTCTTGGGCATGGCTGCAATCCCAGGCGCCCGCCAGCGTCGAAGCGTTCGACCCCGCCATGGTCGAAGGCCTGCCCGATGCGGCACGGCGCTACTTCCTCTACACCATCGAACCAGGCACACCGCTTCATGTCGTCAGCCAGATCCGCATGAGCGGCGAGATTGGCCTGGGTAGTAAGGAAACACCCGGCTACCGCCCCATGCGGGCACGCCAGATCCTCGCTCCGCCGCACGGCTTCATCTGGCACCTCGAACGGGCCGGCGCCGGCCTGATGCAGATGAGCGGTTCGGACGGCATGGCGAACGGCCGCTCCTGGACGCGCTTCTGGCTCGACGGCGCGCTGCCCGTCGCCAGGGCCGGGGGCGACGACAACCACCTGCGCGCCTCGTTCGGCCGAGCCGTGGCGGAAGCCGCCTTCTGGGCCCCGGCAGCGCTGCTGCCCCAGCACGGAGTGCGCTGGGAAGAGACCGGCGAGCCCAATCTGGCACGAGCGATCATCACCCACGGCAGCCTGGAGCAAGCCATAGAGATCGCCGTGGCCGAAAACGGCCAACCGCGCTGGGTACAGTTCCAACGCTGGAGCAATGCCAACCCCGAGAAGGCGTGGCGGCTCCAGCCCTTCGGCGGCTACCTGGACGACTTCCAGAACTTCGAAGGCTACACCCTGCCCACCCAGGTCGAGGCAGGCAACCACTTCGGCACCGAGGCGTACTTTCCGTTCTTTCGGGTAAGGGTGGGGGAGGTGCGGTTTTCGGTGTCGTAG
- a CDS encoding GFA family protein, whose protein sequence is MTYEYRGEIDEVSMCHCKQCQKAQGSAFVAVSPIRSAEFRITRGAEYLKEYRATPNKARVFCSECGSPLYSARDDLPDAKRLRLGTLDTPIAPGKRYHAWVSSKAEWFELADELPRFPESAR, encoded by the coding sequence GTGACATACGAGTACCGCGGCGAGATCGATGAAGTCTCCATGTGCCACTGCAAGCAGTGCCAGAAGGCACAAGGCTCGGCCTTCGTCGCCGTGTCGCCCATCCGCTCGGCAGAGTTTCGCATCACCCGGGGTGCGGAGTACCTCAAGGAGTATCGTGCCACACCGAACAAGGCGCGGGTGTTCTGCAGCGAGTGCGGCAGCCCGCTCTACAGCGCCCGTGACGACCTGCCCGACGCCAAGCGGCTGCGGCTCGGCACCCTGGATACGCCGATAGCGCCCGGCAAGCGCTACCACGCCTGGGTCTCGTCCAAGGCCGAGTGGTTCGAGCTTGCCGATGAGCTGCCCAGGTTTCCCGAATCCGCTCGTTGA
- a CDS encoding DsbA family oxidoreductase has product MPHVDITVISDAICPWCFIGKRHLDLALAELPGEISVSVAWHPFELNPDMPAGGLSRREYRTAKFGSWERSRALDAQVEAAAAQAGIEIHHERMTRTPNTFDAHRLIWLAREHGVQSAVVAALFRSYFVEGEDIGDSAVLAKAARDGGLADIDIPAFLASDQGRAEVKAGLDEARRLGVSGVPTFILNNAIGLSGAQPPEALRRAILESTGRG; this is encoded by the coding sequence ATGCCCCACGTCGACATCACCGTGATCTCCGATGCCATCTGCCCATGGTGCTTCATCGGCAAGCGCCACCTCGACCTCGCCCTGGCCGAACTGCCCGGAGAGATCAGCGTCTCGGTGGCCTGGCACCCCTTCGAGCTCAACCCCGACATGCCCGCCGGGGGCCTGTCGCGGCGCGAGTACCGCACCGCCAAGTTCGGCTCGTGGGAGCGCTCCCGGGCGCTCGACGCCCAGGTGGAGGCCGCCGCCGCCCAGGCGGGCATCGAGATCCACCACGAACGCATGACGCGAACGCCCAATACCTTCGATGCCCACCGGCTGATCTGGCTCGCCAGGGAGCATGGCGTCCAGTCGGCCGTGGTCGCAGCACTCTTCCGCAGCTACTTCGTCGAGGGGGAGGACATCGGTGACAGTGCGGTGCTGGCCAAGGCCGCCCGAGACGGCGGGCTGGCGGATATTGACATACCCGCCTTTCTCGCCAGCGACCAGGGCCGGGCCGAGGTAAAGGCAGGCCTCGACGAGGCGCGGCGCCTGGGCGTGAGCGGTGTACCCACCTTCATCCTCAATAACGCAATCGGCCTGTCGGGCGCCCAACCGCCCGAGGCGCTGCGCCGGGCGATTCTCGAGTCGACCGGCAGAGGTTGA
- a CDS encoding antibiotic biosynthesis monooxygenase family protein, with product MFIAMNRFRVNPERVKEFEQIWLERETHLQGLPGFVEFHMLRGPEKEDHVLYASHTIWRSREDFEAWTHSEAFRKAHANAGQSKREGLYLGPPNFEGFEVIQTVGNDGNG from the coding sequence GTGTTCATCGCCATGAACCGTTTTCGGGTCAACCCCGAGCGAGTAAAGGAGTTCGAGCAGATCTGGCTGGAGCGGGAGACCCACCTGCAGGGCCTGCCTGGCTTCGTCGAATTCCATATGCTGCGCGGCCCCGAGAAGGAGGACCACGTGCTCTACGCCTCGCACACCATCTGGCGCTCGCGCGAGGACTTCGAGGCCTGGACGCACTCCGAGGCGTTCCGCAAGGCCCACGCCAACGCCGGCCAGAGCAAGCGCGAGGGGCTCTACCTGGGCCCGCCCAACTTCGAGGGGTTCGAGGTCATCCAGACGGTCGGCAACGATGGCAATGGCTGA
- a CDS encoding 5'-methylthioadenosine/S-adenosylhomocysteine nucleosidase (Enables the cleavage of the glycosidic bond in both 5'-methylthioadenosine and S-adenosylhomocysteine): MSAASGTPPLATLGGHDVLFAMAAEAEYGPHLRQRFAPFMTGVGPVEAAVELTAALAAHAHRGRLPDLVVSLGSAGSRSLEQTEIYQATSIAYRDMDASPLGFEKGITPFLDLPAILPLPLRIPDIAEATLSTGANIVSGEAYAAIAAEMVDMESYACLRACMRFNVPLIVLRGISDGKAELHHVDDWTEYLHVIDEKLAAAVDRLGEALAEGLLAR, from the coding sequence ATGAGCGCGGCATCGGGCACGCCGCCGCTGGCGACACTCGGCGGCCACGACGTGCTCTTTGCCATGGCCGCCGAGGCCGAATACGGCCCGCATCTCAGGCAGCGTTTCGCGCCGTTCATGACCGGCGTCGGCCCGGTGGAGGCGGCGGTGGAGCTCACCGCGGCCCTGGCCGCGCACGCCCACCGGGGGCGCCTGCCGGACTTGGTGGTGTCGCTGGGCTCGGCGGGCAGCCGCTCGCTCGAGCAGACCGAGATCTACCAGGCGACCTCCATCGCCTACCGCGACATGGACGCCTCCCCGCTGGGCTTCGAGAAGGGGATCACGCCTTTCCTCGACCTGCCGGCGATCCTGCCCCTGCCGCTGCGCATTCCCGACATTGCCGAGGCCACGCTCTCCACCGGCGCCAATATCGTCTCGGGCGAGGCCTATGCCGCCATTGCCGCCGAAATGGTGGATATGGAGAGCTACGCCTGCCTGCGCGCCTGCATGCGCTTTAACGTGCCGCTGATCGTGCTGCGCGGCATCTCGGACGGCAAGGCGGAGCTGCATCACGTCGACGACTGGACGGAGTACCTGCACGTCATCGACGAGAAGCTCGCCGCCGCCGTGGATCGGCTCGGCGAGGCGCTGGCCGAGGGGCTGCTGGCGCGCTGA
- the trxC gene encoding thioredoxin TrxC has product MSDSLHLACPHCLAINRVATARLAASRCGKCKQPMFTGAPLELTGANYAALIERSELPVVVDFWAGWCGPCKMMAPIFAQVAAELEPRIRFAKLDTEAEPGLAGRFGIRSIPTLIVFKQGREDARQAGVLQGSQLKRWLEPYLV; this is encoded by the coding sequence ATGTCCGATTCCCTTCACCTGGCCTGCCCTCACTGCCTGGCCATCAACCGCGTGGCCACGGCGCGTCTGGCCGCCTCGCGCTGCGGCAAGTGCAAGCAGCCGATGTTCACCGGGGCACCCCTGGAACTCACCGGCGCCAACTACGCGGCGCTGATCGAGCGCAGCGAGCTGCCGGTAGTAGTGGATTTCTGGGCTGGCTGGTGCGGGCCCTGCAAGATGATGGCGCCGATCTTCGCCCAGGTCGCCGCCGAGCTGGAGCCGCGCATCCGCTTCGCCAAGCTCGATACCGAGGCGGAGCCGGGACTGGCCGGACGCTTCGGCATTCGCAGCATTCCCACACTGATCGTGTTCAAGCAGGGGCGTGAGGACGCCCGCCAGGCTGGGGTTTTGCAGGGCTCACAGCTCAAGCGCTGGCTCGAGCCGTACCTGGTCTAA
- a CDS encoding Acg family FMN-binding oxidoreductase codes for MNYEQVVRDLWRHGDGQVPDHAARLKELIRYATLAPSGHNTQCWRFRIAEDAITILPDLTRRTPVVDPDDHHLYVSLGCAAENLSLAARALGMQGEVTFNAEGAGEVRVTLAPCQPEVTPLFEAIPARQCSRTDYDGSPITDEELHLLQAAGTGHGVSISLLTEKKAIENVLEYVLQANGLQVGNRAFRQELETWIRFGDHEAIKAGDGLFARSMGSPATPRWLGRWLFRTLFRQGAENAKVARQVRSSAGIAVFISQADDRAHWVEAGRCYQRFALQATALGICNAFINQPVEEASVRPAFAEALGIVGGRPDLVVRFGRGKAMPRSLRRPVEAVLVSSVSA; via the coding sequence ATGAACTACGAGCAGGTGGTGAGGGACCTCTGGCGCCATGGCGACGGGCAGGTGCCCGATCATGCCGCAAGGCTGAAGGAGCTCATTCGCTATGCCACCCTGGCCCCTTCCGGCCACAACACCCAATGCTGGCGCTTTCGCATCGCCGAGGATGCCATCACCATCCTGCCGGACCTCACCCGGCGCACCCCGGTGGTCGATCCGGACGACCACCATCTCTACGTCTCGCTGGGATGCGCCGCGGAGAACCTGAGCCTGGCGGCGCGGGCGCTGGGCATGCAGGGCGAGGTGACCTTCAATGCCGAAGGCGCCGGCGAGGTGCGCGTCACGCTGGCGCCCTGCCAGCCGGAGGTCACGCCGCTGTTCGAGGCCATTCCGGCCCGCCAGTGCTCGCGCACCGACTACGACGGCTCGCCCATCACCGATGAGGAGCTGCACCTGCTGCAGGCCGCCGGCACCGGGCATGGGGTCTCCATCAGCTTGCTGACCGAGAAGAAAGCGATAGAAAACGTACTGGAGTACGTGCTTCAGGCCAACGGCCTGCAGGTCGGTAACCGGGCGTTCCGGCAGGAACTGGAGACCTGGATCCGCTTCGGCGACCACGAGGCGATCAAGGCCGGGGATGGGCTGTTCGCCCGCTCGATGGGCAGCCCCGCTACGCCTCGCTGGCTGGGGCGGTGGCTGTTCCGCACGCTGTTTCGGCAGGGCGCCGAGAATGCCAAGGTCGCCCGACAGGTACGCAGCTCCGCCGGCATTGCCGTGTTCATCTCACAAGCCGACGACCGGGCGCACTGGGTCGAAGCCGGGCGCTGCTACCAGCGTTTCGCCCTGCAGGCCACGGCACTCGGCATCTGCAACGCTTTCATCAACCAGCCGGTCGAGGAGGCGAGCGTGCGCCCGGCCTTCGCCGAGGCCCTGGGAATCGTCGGCGGGCGCCCCGACCTGGTGGTGCGGTTCGGCCGGGGCAAGGCGATGCCGCGCTCGCTGCGGCGGCCGGTGGAAGCGGTTCTTGTCTCCTCGGTCAGCGCATAG
- a CDS encoding TetR/AcrR family transcriptional regulator, with protein sequence MPASKRDQLLATAERLFYEQGFHATGIDRIVAAAGVVRMTLYNHFSSKEALVAAVLKARHERFIASLDAATAAAPPGQATRALVEAHGRWLKRCSRQGCIMVKAMGEFAEHSAEVHALAKAAKRDLLARIEAAVARDGLDHHDDLARRLFLVLEGSNTAVVLLGMDAALADTRAVADALLATARSETP encoded by the coding sequence ATGCCAGCTTCCAAGCGTGACCAGCTGCTCGCCACGGCCGAGCGGCTCTTCTACGAGCAGGGGTTCCATGCCACCGGCATCGACCGCATCGTGGCGGCGGCCGGGGTGGTACGCATGACGCTCTACAACCACTTTTCCTCCAAGGAAGCGCTGGTCGCGGCGGTGCTCAAAGCCCGCCATGAACGCTTCATCGCCAGCCTGGATGCGGCCACCGCCGCCGCCCCGCCGGGCCAGGCGACACGCGCCCTGGTCGAAGCCCATGGCCGCTGGCTGAAACGCTGCAGCCGCCAGGGCTGCATCATGGTCAAGGCGATGGGCGAGTTCGCCGAGCACAGCGCTGAGGTCCATGCCCTGGCGAAAGCCGCCAAGCGCGACCTGCTGGCACGCATCGAGGCCGCCGTGGCGCGCGACGGCCTGGACCACCACGACGACCTCGCGCGGCGCCTCTTCCTGGTACTGGAAGGCAGCAACACGGCGGTGGTACTGCTGGGCATGGATGCCGCCCTGGCCGACACCCGGGCGGTGGCCGATGCCCTGCTCGCCACGGCCCGGAGCGAGACCCCATGA
- a CDS encoding MFS transporter, with the protein MRPLSALGMAALGSGVIAITYGLARFVFGLFLPSMRDELTISPTMAGVIGALPFLSFVFAILAGPWVTRRLGVRHAGSAAAGLAAIGLITIALAPSSLLLAVGVLVCGISTGLSSPAMAQAVSRVVPPGLRGRVNATINAGTSVGIALAMPAVLIWAEAWRSAYLGFALLAALAASAALCYLPREAPSTSPSRSRLADMPVSREEWLGIARLSGLAVGMGCVSAAYWVFAPDAVINAGGLAPSQTAWMWLAVGLGGLTGAGAGDLISRFGPAASHAAGLTVMSASLAILVIDPGSFALALASAALFGAGYMTLTGFYLVRSIQIMTEVPAFAPVLPLLATSVGQVAGSPLAGWLVGAEGHAATFLLFAVLGLAVAGLGAWLLKERAAADPSVPGY; encoded by the coding sequence ATGAGGCCCTTGTCTGCCCTCGGCATGGCGGCGCTCGGCAGCGGGGTCATCGCCATCACCTACGGGCTGGCCCGCTTCGTGTTCGGGCTCTTTTTGCCCTCGATGCGCGACGAGCTGACGATCTCGCCGACCATGGCGGGGGTGATCGGCGCCCTGCCGTTCCTCAGCTTCGTCTTCGCCATCCTCGCGGGCCCCTGGGTCACCCGCCGCCTCGGGGTGCGGCACGCCGGGAGCGCGGCCGCCGGCCTGGCCGCCATCGGGCTGATCACGATCGCCCTGGCGCCTTCCTCGCTGCTGCTGGCCGTCGGGGTGCTGGTCTGCGGCATCAGCACCGGGCTATCCTCGCCGGCGATGGCGCAGGCGGTGTCCCGGGTCGTCCCGCCCGGGCTGCGCGGACGGGTCAACGCCACCATCAATGCCGGCACCAGCGTCGGTATCGCGCTGGCCATGCCCGCGGTGCTGATCTGGGCGGAGGCCTGGCGCAGCGCCTATCTCGGATTCGCCCTCCTGGCGGCGCTCGCCGCCTCGGCCGCCCTCTGCTACCTGCCGCGGGAAGCGCCAAGCACCTCACCATCACGGTCTCGCCTGGCTGACATGCCGGTGAGCCGTGAGGAGTGGTTGGGGATCGCTCGACTGAGCGGCCTTGCGGTGGGCATGGGCTGCGTGAGCGCGGCCTATTGGGTGTTTGCCCCCGATGCGGTGATCAACGCCGGCGGGCTCGCGCCGAGCCAGACCGCCTGGATGTGGCTGGCCGTCGGCCTCGGCGGGCTGACCGGCGCCGGCGCCGGCGACCTCATCTCACGCTTCGGGCCGGCCGCGAGCCATGCCGCCGGTCTCACGGTGATGTCCGCGAGCCTCGCGATTCTGGTCATCGATCCCGGCAGCTTCGCCCTCGCCCTGGCATCGGCGGCCCTGTTCGGCGCCGGCTACATGACCCTGACCGGCTTCTATCTGGTGAGAAGCATCCAGATCATGACCGAGGTACCCGCCTTCGCCCCGGTGCTGCCGCTGCTTGCCACCTCGGTTGGCCAGGTCGCCGGCTCCCCGCTGGCCGGCTGGCTGGTCGGGGCGGAAGGCCATGCCGCCACCTTCCTGCTCTTCGCCGTCCTGGGACTCGCGGTCGCCGGGCTGGGGGCGTGGTTGCTGAAGGAGCGAGCCGCCGCCGATCCGAGCGTTCCGGGGTACTAG
- a CDS encoding DUF2945 domain-containing protein, which yields MAKRFKVGDHVSWNSEAGRVSGKIIRVHTRETEFKGRKRHASEDEPQYEIKSDKTDHVAMHKDSALTKVGD from the coding sequence ATGGCCAAGCGTTTCAAGGTGGGCGATCACGTCAGCTGGAACTCCGAGGCGGGCCGGGTAAGTGGAAAAATCATCCGCGTCCACACCCGGGAGACGGAATTCAAGGGGCGCAAGCGCCACGCCAGCGAGGACGAGCCGCAGTACGAGATCAAGAGCGACAAGACCGACCACGTCGCCATGCACAAGGACTCGGCGCTGACCAAGGTCGGGGACTAG
- a CDS encoding DUF427 domain-containing protein, which translates to MTSTEPRITLYPHSHRVQVTIGDTLLADTTRALELRERGYPPRLYIPREDVRMERLTRSDTVTHCPFKGDAAYFSFGEQADVAWSYEQPLKGMETIAEYLAFDDDKAFVTEDR; encoded by the coding sequence ATGACCTCTACCGAGCCCCGTATCACCCTGTATCCGCACAGCCACCGGGTACAGGTGACAATCGGCGACACCCTGCTCGCCGACACCACCCGGGCCCTCGAGCTACGCGAGCGTGGCTACCCGCCGCGGCTCTATATTCCCCGCGAAGACGTGCGCATGGAGCGGCTGACCCGCTCCGACACCGTGACCCACTGTCCCTTCAAGGGCGATGCCGCCTACTTCTCGTTCGGCGAACAGGCCGATGTGGCGTGGAGCTACGAACAACCGCTTAAGGGCATGGAGACGATTGCGGAATACCTGGCGTTCGATGACGACAAGGCCTTCGTGACGGAAGACCGCTAG
- the nfsA gene encoding oxygen-insensitive NADPH nitroreductase, giving the protein MNPTIELLKSHRSIRKFTDRKIPHELLVELIRAGQSAATSSHVQAYTVIHVKSPANREKIAELAGGQAYVANASDFLVFCADMKRPTEASERTGANVVRGMTEQLLVASVDTALMAQNVAIAAESEGLGICYIGGIRNSPQAISDLLRLPEHVYPVFGMCLGYPDADPDLKPRLPVEAILKEDYYTDDSEQVAAFDDAMQRYYGERRGGNKDANWSKNLTPLFDSKLRAHMRDFLTQRGFEMK; this is encoded by the coding sequence ATGAACCCCACCATTGAACTGCTGAAATCCCACCGCTCGATTCGCAAATTCACCGACCGCAAGATCCCGCACGAGCTGCTGGTCGAGCTGATTCGCGCCGGCCAGTCCGCCGCGACCTCCAGCCACGTCCAGGCCTACACCGTCATCCACGTTAAGAGCCCGGCCAATCGCGAGAAGATCGCCGAGCTGGCCGGCGGCCAGGCCTACGTGGCCAACGCTTCCGACTTCCTGGTGTTCTGCGCCGACATGAAGCGCCCCACCGAAGCTTCGGAGCGCACCGGCGCCAACGTCGTGCGCGGCATGACCGAGCAACTGCTGGTGGCCAGCGTCGACACCGCGCTGATGGCGCAGAACGTGGCCATCGCCGCCGAATCCGAGGGGCTCGGCATCTGCTACATCGGCGGCATTCGCAACAGCCCCCAGGCCATCAGCGACCTGCTGCGCCTACCCGAGCACGTCTACCCGGTGTTCGGCATGTGCCTCGGCTATCCGGATGCCGACCCCGACCTCAAGCCGCGCCTGCCGGTGGAAGCGATTCTCAAGGAGGACTATTACACTGACGACAGCGAACAGGTCGCCGCCTTCGACGACGCCATGCAGCGCTACTACGGTGAGCGTCGCGGCGGCAACAAGGACGCCAACTGGTCGAAGAACCTGACCCCGCTGTTCGACAGCAAGCTGCGCGCCCACATGCGCGACTTCCTCACCCAGCGCGGTTTCGAGATGAAGTGA
- a CDS encoding GFA family protein has product MDQYTGGCLCGNVRIVASGHPYRVGICHCLDCRKHHGALFYASAVFPQEAVTIEGEARDYRGRFFCPHCGSSVFARSSDEIEVHLGALDAPDQLRPTYESWTVRRESWLPPFPHMKRYDCDRDDTGRVE; this is encoded by the coding sequence ATGGACCAGTACACCGGCGGTTGTCTCTGCGGCAACGTGCGCATCGTGGCGTCGGGGCACCCCTACCGGGTCGGCATCTGCCACTGCCTGGACTGCCGCAAGCATCATGGCGCGCTCTTCTACGCCTCCGCGGTGTTCCCCCAGGAGGCGGTAACGATCGAAGGCGAGGCCCGCGACTACCGCGGGCGCTTCTTCTGCCCCCACTGCGGCTCGTCCGTGTTCGCTCGCAGCAGCGACGAAATCGAAGTGCACCTGGGCGCCCTGGATGCTCCCGACCAGTTGAGGCCCACCTACGAAAGCTGGACCGTCCGTCGCGAGTCCTGGCTACCGCCGTTTCCCCACATGAAACGCTACGACTGCGACCGTGACGACACGGGGCGAGTTGAATAG
- a CDS encoding LysR substrate-binding domain-containing protein — protein MPDQCRQPVPGALTLDDNEHMVEAAVDGLGIAYVPEIVASERLASGQLVELLEAWSPPYPGLMLYYPGHRHVPAALRAFIDLLKASDS, from the coding sequence ATCCCTGACCAATGCCGACAGCCGGTTCCTGGTGCGCTGACTCTCGACGACAACGAGCACATGGTCGAAGCGGCGGTCGACGGCCTCGGCATTGCCTACGTGCCTGAAATCGTCGCCAGCGAGCGCCTCGCCTCGGGTCAGCTCGTGGAGCTGCTCGAAGCGTGGAGCCCGCCATACCCCGGCCTGATGCTCTACTACCCCGGACACCGCCATGTACCTGCGGCGCTGCGCGCCTTCATCGACCTGCTGAAGGCGTCAGACTCGTAG
- a CDS encoding DUF2846 domain-containing protein has protein sequence MKLLETQTKGTEMKLLKTTAALAVLALMTGCASVNMAPQQESSQAKQFEAPAEGMAGVYVFRKQSPFGAALKKDIWIDGECVGESARGVFFYRQVEGDREHEVATESEFSPNTLSLMTESGNNYFVEQYIKMGAFVGGANLRLVDEEQGMEEVSKLSMATPGSCSQ, from the coding sequence TTGAAGCTGCTGGAAACGCAAACTAAGGGAACTGAAATGAAACTACTGAAAACCACAGCTGCCTTGGCTGTACTGGCGCTGATGACAGGTTGTGCCTCGGTCAATATGGCGCCACAGCAGGAATCATCTCAAGCCAAGCAATTCGAAGCCCCGGCAGAGGGCATGGCAGGTGTGTATGTCTTTCGCAAGCAGTCCCCCTTCGGGGCTGCGCTGAAGAAGGATATCTGGATTGACGGTGAATGTGTCGGTGAAAGCGCGCGCGGCGTGTTCTTCTACCGTCAAGTCGAGGGAGACCGGGAGCACGAAGTGGCTACCGAATCCGAATTTTCTCCCAATACCTTGAGCCTCATGACGGAATCTGGAAATAACTATTTTGTCGAGCAGTACATCAAGATGGGGGCATTCGTCGGTGGTGCGAACCTTCGTCTTGTCGATGAAGAGCAGGGAATGGAAGAGGTGAGCAAGCTGAGCATGGCGACACCTGGAAGTTGTAGCCAGTAA
- a CDS encoding LysE family translocator codes for MEIVAYALGVMYTPGPVNLLGLNAGLNGQARTSLGFFVGVGLAMLTLFLLFGWAGAAWVRGDMLAVVGAVGCGYILYLALKVARSSIDLGAAKHVPRVLSFRDGLIMQLCNPKGMIATLPIATIQFPAAGIHGVSLLFWSLGLAALAFGAPTSYALMGAVVGQRLANPWLLRGFSLAMAALLVWVAITIGYEHVWLPLAWGGG; via the coding sequence ATGGAGATCGTCGCCTATGCCCTGGGCGTCATGTACACGCCTGGGCCCGTGAACCTGCTTGGCCTGAACGCCGGCCTCAACGGCCAGGCCAGAACCTCCCTCGGCTTCTTCGTCGGCGTGGGGCTGGCCATGCTCACGCTCTTCCTGCTGTTCGGCTGGGCCGGCGCGGCCTGGGTGCGCGGCGACATGCTCGCCGTGGTGGGGGCGGTGGGTTGCGGCTATATCCTCTACCTGGCGCTCAAGGTCGCCCGCTCCAGCATCGATCTCGGTGCGGCAAAACACGTACCGCGTGTGCTGAGCTTTCGAGATGGCTTGATCATGCAGCTCTGCAATCCCAAGGGCATGATCGCAACCTTGCCGATCGCCACCATTCAATTTCCCGCCGCCGGCATCCACGGCGTGAGCCTGCTGTTCTGGTCGCTCGGGTTGGCCGCGCTGGCCTTCGGCGCACCCACCAGCTACGCCCTGATGGGCGCCGTGGTGGGTCAGCGCCTCGCGAATCCCTGGCTGCTGAGGGGCTTCAGCCTCGCCATGGCGGCACTGTTGGTGTGGGTTGCGATCACTATCGGCTACGAGCATGTATGGCTGCCGCTGGCTTGGGGAGGGGGTTAA